One Flavobacterium sp. 90 DNA segment encodes these proteins:
- a CDS encoding VTT domain-containing protein → MNNFDWTQLVNPEFYITLSIGGFQIGLYIVLFIVFAETGLFAGFFLPGDSLLFLAGIYSRDLIENVIHIPGDFINVFLLSFLVAVMGVLGNMTGYWFGAKSGYYLFKKEDTFWFKKKYLLQSKDFFEKYGGKAIIYARFLPIFRTFAPIIAGIVSMDKKKFMFFNILSSFLWSFILIFSGHYLYGVFLKQGIDLKEHIEYIIIIIIIISTFPVLLKLMKKRPSENI, encoded by the coding sequence ATGAATAATTTTGATTGGACTCAATTAGTCAACCCTGAATTTTATATTACATTAAGTATTGGCGGTTTTCAAATTGGTTTATATATTGTTTTGTTTATCGTTTTTGCTGAAACAGGGCTTTTTGCAGGTTTTTTTCTACCAGGAGATAGTTTGCTTTTTTTGGCAGGTATTTATAGTCGTGATTTAATTGAAAATGTAATACACATTCCGGGAGATTTTATTAATGTATTCTTGCTTTCGTTTCTGGTTGCAGTTATGGGAGTTTTAGGTAATATGACCGGTTATTGGTTTGGAGCCAAAAGTGGTTACTATCTGTTTAAAAAAGAAGATACTTTCTGGTTTAAAAAGAAATACCTGTTACAATCGAAAGACTTCTTTGAAAAATATGGAGGAAAAGCAATTATTTACGCTCGTTTCTTGCCAATTTTCAGAACCTTTGCGCCAATCATTGCAGGAATAGTTTCGATGGATAAAAAGAAGTTTATGTTCTTCAATATATTAAGTTCCTTTTTATGGTCATTTATATTGATCTTTTCGGGACATTATTTATATGGAGTGTTCTTGAAACAAGGAATAGATTTGAAAGAACACATAGAATACATTATCATAATTATTATAATTATATCTACATTTCCGGTTCTTCTTAAGCTTATGAAGAAAAGACCAAGTGAAAATATATAA
- a CDS encoding TonB-dependent receptor plug domain-containing protein produces the protein MQKNIMLFCMILFSVTAFSQEDLQEVKITKKQKGIKKSYTLTSNTSVITSKELLKAACCNLAESFETNPSIDVNFSDALTGTKQIKMLGLTSPYLMITEENIPSVRGASQAYGLSFTPGTWIESVQITKGAGSVINGYESISGQINTELLKPLNDIPFFLNVYGSTDARFEVNTHFNKKLSDKWATSLFVHGNARVAKNDMNNDGFLDNPLGKQINVLNRYQYYDAESGLVSFINFRYMNDKKQTGEVDFDKDRDRGTTNHWGSEINTERFDVSTKIGYVFKDMPYQSIGFQNAFNSHNQNSYFGLNLYDIKQNSFYSNLIFNSIINNTKHKFSTGLNFTYDQYQEFVNVTDYSRIDNSVGAFFEYTYDNTDNFSLILGGRVDNHNRLGFFVTPRLHMRYNPWKDGVIRFSAGRGKRSANIFAENQQLFASSRTFSILDNSGKIYGLNPEIAWNYGVSFSQKFKIFNKNAEAGFDFYRTDFQNQAVVDLMQSPQEVLFYNLKGSSFANSFQFEFNYELIHNLNLRTAYKYYDIQTDYLRGTFQRPLQAKHRFLGNLEYETQLNNGKQWKFDYTFNWSGKQQLPYTASNPVEDQFPDFSPSYAVMNMQVTRVISPVFEVYAGGENIGNYKQQKAILGAEDPFGSNFDASVAYAPIFGQMYYAGLRFKIK, from the coding sequence ATGCAAAAAAATATCATGCTTTTTTGTATGATTTTATTTTCTGTTACCGCTTTTTCGCAAGAAGATTTACAGGAAGTTAAGATCACAAAGAAGCAAAAAGGAATAAAAAAATCCTATACGCTTACCTCAAATACATCTGTTATTACAAGTAAAGAATTGCTTAAAGCGGCATGTTGTAATTTGGCCGAAAGTTTCGAAACTAATCCTTCAATCGACGTCAACTTCTCTGATGCTTTGACAGGAACGAAACAAATAAAAATGTTAGGTCTTACAAGTCCGTATTTAATGATTACTGAGGAGAATATTCCTTCGGTTCGGGGAGCTTCTCAAGCTTATGGATTGTCATTTACTCCCGGAACCTGGATCGAAAGCGTTCAGATTACCAAAGGAGCCGGAAGCGTAATCAATGGTTATGAAAGTATTTCAGGCCAAATAAACACGGAACTTTTAAAACCATTAAATGACATTCCGTTCTTTTTGAATGTTTATGGTTCAACCGATGCAAGATTTGAAGTAAATACACATTTCAATAAAAAACTATCCGATAAATGGGCGACAAGTTTGTTTGTTCATGGGAATGCCCGCGTCGCAAAAAACGATATGAATAATGATGGTTTTTTGGACAATCCTTTAGGAAAACAAATCAACGTTTTAAACCGCTATCAGTATTATGATGCCGAAAGTGGTTTGGTGAGTTTTATCAATTTTAGATATATGAATGATAAAAAGCAAACCGGAGAAGTTGATTTTGATAAAGACAGAGATCGCGGAACGACGAATCATTGGGGTTCAGAAATCAATACAGAACGTTTTGATGTTTCGACAAAAATTGGATACGTTTTTAAAGATATGCCGTATCAAAGTATCGGTTTTCAGAATGCTTTTAATAGTCATAATCAAAACTCTTATTTTGGACTGAATTTGTATGACATTAAGCAAAATAGTTTCTATTCGAATTTAATTTTCAATTCGATTATTAATAATACTAAACATAAGTTCTCGACAGGTTTGAATTTTACGTATGACCAATATCAGGAATTTGTGAACGTAACTGATTATAGCCGAATTGATAATTCAGTTGGAGCGTTCTTTGAATATACGTATGATAATACAGATAACTTTAGTTTGATTCTTGGAGGACGAGTTGATAATCATAATCGCTTAGGTTTTTTTGTTACGCCGCGTTTGCATATGAGATACAATCCATGGAAAGATGGAGTTATTCGTTTTTCTGCAGGAAGAGGAAAGCGTTCGGCTAATATTTTTGCCGAGAATCAACAGCTTTTTGCAAGTTCCAGAACATTTTCTATTTTAGATAATAGTGGAAAAATTTATGGACTGAATCCTGAAATTGCCTGGAATTACGGTGTTAGTTTTTCTCAGAAATTTAAAATTTTTAATAAAAATGCCGAAGCAGGGTTTGATTTCTACAGAACCGATTTTCAAAATCAGGCGGTTGTAGATTTAATGCAAAGTCCACAGGAAGTTTTGTTTTATAATCTAAAAGGAAGTTCATTTGCGAATAGCTTTCAGTTTGAATTCAATTATGAGTTGATTCATAATTTGAACTTGAGAACAGCTTATAAATATTACGATATTCAAACGGATTATTTAAGAGGGACTTTTCAGCGTCCGTTGCAAGCAAAACATCGTTTTTTGGGGAATCTGGAATATGAAACTCAGTTGAACAACGGTAAACAATGGAAGTTTGATTATACTTTTAACTGGTCAGGAAAACAACAATTACCTTATACGGCTTCAAATCCTGTAGAAGATCAGTTTCCGGATTTTTCGCCATCATATGCTGTTATGAATATGCAGGTTACAAGAGTAATTTCGCCTGTTTTTGAAGTTTATGCAGGAGGAGAGAATATTGGGAATTACAAACAACAGAAAGCAATTTTGGGTGCCGAAGATCCTTTTGGATCTAATTTTGATGCTTCTGTAGCATATGCGCCAATTTTTGGACAAATGTATTACGCAGGATTACGATTTAAAATAAAATAA
- the xrtF gene encoding exosortase family protein XrtF: MRKYLIQFKPFLIFIGTFFATYIVLTFIYKWYLDSFQVNDVDGITKIVGRNVEQLMQLFNCDIKIDKKLPDSWLDVYYNKKYMTRIIEGCNAVSVIILFVSFVVAFSGKFKPTFLFILLGIFLIYIVNIVRIALLVVLAYNFPEYAHFLHGVFFPLIIYGLVFVLWFIWINKFSKYAR; this comes from the coding sequence TTGAGAAAATATTTAATACAGTTCAAACCCTTTCTGATTTTTATAGGTACTTTTTTTGCTACTTATATTGTACTTACCTTTATTTATAAGTGGTATTTGGATAGTTTTCAGGTAAATGACGTTGACGGAATTACAAAAATTGTCGGTCGCAACGTTGAGCAATTAATGCAATTGTTTAATTGTGATATTAAAATAGACAAAAAATTGCCTGATTCCTGGTTGGATGTCTATTATAATAAAAAATATATGACACGAATCATTGAAGGTTGTAATGCTGTAAGCGTTATTATTTTGTTTGTTTCGTTTGTTGTCGCTTTTTCCGGAAAATTTAAACCAACGTTTCTTTTTATCTTACTCGGAATTTTTCTGATCTATATTGTTAATATTGTTCGAATTGCTTTGTTAGTCGTTTTGGCATATAATTTTCCTGAATATGCTCATTTCCTGCATGGCGTCTTTTTTCCTTTAATAATATACGGACTGGTATTTGTTTTATGGTTTATTTGGATTAATAAATTTTCAAAATATGCTAGATAA
- a CDS encoding GAF domain-containing protein, whose amino-acid sequence MTFQELQPKISAIVADTNTLRDEKLLAICQLLNANVEYYNWVGFYFANHENKTLHLGPYIGAETDHTVIPFGKGICGQVAESNANFVVPDVAAQDNYIACSFTVKSEIVVPLFVDGVNIGQIDIDSHVIDPFTEADERFLEFVNLEVAKLY is encoded by the coding sequence ATGACATTTCAAGAATTACAACCAAAAATAAGCGCAATTGTAGCTGATACTAATACTCTTAGAGACGAAAAACTATTAGCCATTTGCCAACTATTAAATGCAAATGTAGAATATTATAACTGGGTTGGTTTTTATTTTGCCAATCACGAAAACAAAACCTTGCATTTAGGACCTTATATAGGTGCAGAAACGGATCATACTGTTATTCCGTTTGGAAAAGGAATTTGTGGACAAGTAGCCGAAAGTAATGCCAATTTTGTAGTGCCTGACGTCGCTGCTCAGGATAATTATATTGCATGTAGTTTTACTGTGAAATCTGAAATTGTGGTTCCATTATTTGTTGACGGAGTAAATATTGGTCAAATCGACATTGATAGTCACGTAATTGATCCTTTTACAGAAGCTGACGAAAGATTTTTAGAATTTGTAAATCTGGAAGTTGCTAAATTGTACTAA
- the rpsO gene encoding 30S ribosomal protein S15, with protein MYLSKEKKEEIFAQHGGATNTGSAEGQIALFTFRISHLTEHLKKNRHDYNTERSLVLLVGKRRALLDYLKKKEINRYREIIKVLNIRK; from the coding sequence ATGTATTTAAGTAAAGAGAAAAAAGAAGAGATTTTCGCACAACACGGTGGTGCAACAAACACTGGAAGCGCAGAAGGTCAGATTGCATTGTTCACGTTCAGAATTTCACATTTAACTGAGCACTTGAAAAAAAATCGTCACGATTACAACACTGAGCGTTCACTTGTACTATTAGTAGGTAAAAGAAGAGCTTTGTTGGATTACTTGAAAAAGAAAGAGATCAACAGATATCGTGAGATTATCAAAGTATTGAATATCAGAAAATAA
- a CDS encoding polyribonucleotide nucleotidyltransferase — protein MIPQLFVEKIDLGDGRSITIETGRLAKQADGSVVVRMGDTMILATAVSARSANPAVDFLPLTVDYREKFAAAGRFPGGFFKREARPSDSEVLTMRLVDRVLRPLFPDDYHAETQVMIQLMSHDETVMPDALAGLAASAALAVSDIPFYNLISEVRVARIDGKFVINPSREDLDKSDIDMMIGASMDSVAMVEGEMKEISEAEMVEAIKFAHEAIKVQIQAQLRLQAAFGKKEIRTYEGEKENEEIYKKVKAAAYDKIYDIAKVGSAKHERSAAFAEVKEEVKALFTEEELAADGDLVSKYFYKTNKEAVRNVVLELGVRLDGRKTTDIRPIWCETDYLPRVHGSSLFTRGETQALATVTLGTSREANQIDSPSEQGEEKFYLHYNFPPFSTGEAKPLRGTSRREVGHGNLAQRALKNMIPADCPYTIRIVSEVLESNGSSSMATVCAGTMALMDAGVQMVKPVSGIAMGLITDGEKFAVLSDILGDEDHLGDMDFKVTGTADGITACQMDIKIDGLRYDIMEQALGQAREGRLHILGKLTETIAAPRADVKAHAPKIITRTIPGNFIGALIGPGGKVIQELQKATGTTIVINEVDEQGVIEILGTDPAGIEAVLAKIKSITFKPQMGEAYEVKVIKMLDFGAVVEYTAAPGNEVLLHVSELAWERTENVTDVVNMGDVFEVKYLGVDPKTKKEKVSRKALLQRPPREEKKE, from the coding sequence ATGATTCCACAATTATTTGTAGAAAAGATCGATTTAGGTGATGGCAGAAGCATCACAATCGAGACAGGACGTTTAGCTAAACAAGCTGATGGTTCTGTAGTAGTAAGAATGGGCGACACGATGATACTTGCGACAGCAGTTTCAGCTCGTAGCGCTAACCCAGCGGTAGACTTTTTACCATTAACGGTAGATTACCGCGAAAAATTTGCAGCAGCTGGTCGTTTTCCAGGAGGTTTCTTTAAGAGAGAAGCTCGCCCAAGCGATAGTGAGGTATTAACAATGAGATTAGTAGACCGTGTTTTACGTCCGCTTTTCCCAGATGATTACCATGCTGAAACACAAGTTATGATTCAATTAATGTCTCATGACGAAACTGTTATGCCTGATGCTTTAGCTGGTTTAGCTGCATCTGCTGCATTAGCTGTTTCAGATATTCCTTTTTATAACTTAATTTCTGAAGTACGTGTTGCACGTATCGACGGAAAATTTGTTATCAACCCAAGTAGAGAAGACTTAGACAAATCTGACATCGACATGATGATTGGTGCTTCTATGGATTCTGTAGCAATGGTTGAAGGAGAGATGAAAGAAATTTCAGAAGCAGAAATGGTAGAAGCTATCAAATTTGCTCACGAAGCTATAAAAGTTCAAATTCAAGCACAATTGCGTTTGCAAGCTGCTTTTGGTAAAAAAGAAATTCGTACTTACGAAGGTGAAAAAGAAAACGAAGAAATTTACAAAAAAGTAAAAGCTGCAGCATACGATAAAATTTATGATATCGCTAAAGTTGGTTCAGCTAAACACGAAAGATCTGCTGCATTTGCTGAAGTAAAAGAAGAAGTTAAAGCTTTATTTACTGAAGAAGAATTAGCTGCTGATGGAGATTTAGTTTCTAAATATTTCTACAAAACAAACAAAGAAGCTGTTCGTAATGTAGTATTAGAATTAGGTGTTCGTTTAGATGGTAGAAAAACTACTGACATCAGACCAATCTGGTGTGAAACTGATTATTTACCAAGAGTTCACGGTTCATCTTTATTTACTCGTGGAGAAACTCAAGCTTTGGCAACTGTAACTTTAGGAACTTCAAGAGAAGCGAATCAAATCGATTCTCCATCTGAACAAGGTGAAGAGAAATTCTATTTACACTATAACTTCCCTCCTTTCTCAACTGGTGAAGCAAAACCATTAAGAGGAACTTCAAGAAGAGAAGTTGGTCACGGTAACTTAGCTCAAAGAGCTTTAAAAAATATGATTCCTGCTGATTGTCCTTACACAATTCGTATTGTTTCTGAAGTTTTAGAATCTAACGGTTCTTCTTCTATGGCAACAGTTTGTGCTGGAACAATGGCTTTGATGGATGCTGGAGTTCAAATGGTAAAACCAGTTTCTGGTATTGCTATGGGATTAATTACTGATGGTGAGAAATTTGCTGTATTGTCTGATATTTTAGGTGACGAAGATCATTTAGGAGATATGGACTTTAAAGTAACCGGAACTGCTGACGGTATTACAGCTTGTCAAATGGACATTAAAATTGATGGTTTACGTTACGATATCATGGAGCAAGCTTTAGGGCAAGCACGTGAAGGACGTTTACACATTTTAGGAAAATTAACTGAGACTATCGCTGCACCAAGAGCTGATGTTAAAGCACACGCACCAAAAATCATTACCAGAACTATTCCTGGAAACTTTATTGGAGCATTAATTGGACCTGGCGGAAAAGTAATTCAGGAATTACAAAAAGCTACAGGAACAACTATTGTTATCAACGAAGTTGATGAACAAGGTGTTATCGAAATCTTAGGTACAGATCCTGCTGGAATTGAAGCAGTATTGGCTAAAATTAAGTCAATCACTTTCAAACCACAAATGGGAGAAGCTTATGAAGTAAAAGTAATTAAAATGTTAGATTTTGGAGCTGTAGTTGAATATACTGCTGCGCCAGGAAATGAAGTCTTATTACACGTTTCTGAATTAGCTTGGGAACGTACTGAAAATGTTACTGATGTTGTAAACATGGGTGATGTATTTGAAGTAAAATACCTAGGTGTTGATCCTAAAACTAAAAAAGAAAAAGTGTCAAGAAAAGCACTTTTACAAAGACCTCCACGTGAGGAGAAAAAAGAGTAA
- a CDS encoding CDP-alcohol phosphatidyltransferase family protein — translation MKKVPLLLISIRLLLGFPMILIANSNFLYVRMILVSLMIFGLLTDIFDGIIARKVGVSSEKLRRMDSQVDLVFWLCVGWCTWLLNPEIIMDYKYAIISIFVMEALTYLFSILKFGKETCTHALLSKLWGITLLVAFASMIGFGHAGIPFFLAVFFGIVGHIDVYLIIYFLPKWTHDVPSSYHAYLIREGKSIKRHKWFNG, via the coding sequence ATGAAAAAAGTTCCCTTGTTGCTTATTAGTATTCGGTTATTGCTGGGTTTTCCAATGATTTTAATTGCAAATAGTAATTTTCTCTATGTTAGAATGATTTTAGTTTCATTAATGATATTCGGTTTGTTGACTGATATTTTTGATGGTATTATTGCTCGGAAAGTTGGTGTTTCATCAGAAAAATTACGTAGAATGGATAGTCAGGTCGATTTAGTTTTTTGGCTCTGTGTAGGTTGGTGTACGTGGTTGTTAAATCCTGAAATTATTATGGATTATAAATATGCCATTATTTCAATTTTTGTAATGGAAGCTTTGACCTATCTTTTTAGTATTCTGAAATTTGGAAAAGAAACTTGTACTCACGCTCTTTTGTCTAAATTATGGGGGATAACCTTGCTAGTTGCTTTTGCTTCTATGATTGGTTTTGGTCATGCGGGAATTCCTTTTTTTCTTGCAGTATTTTTTGGAATAGTTGGTCATATTGATGTTTACCTGATCATTTATTTTTTACCTAAATGGACACATGATGTTCCTAGTTCGTATCATGCCTATTTAATTCGGGAAGGAAAATCAATCAAGAGACATAAATGGTTTAATGGGTAA
- a CDS encoding heavy-metal-associated domain-containing protein, whose protein sequence is MKSSIHEYKNNNIKGMSKNILLIALITFLGFSAQAQTKKNKNLKYTTEVNGNCEQCKKRIEKAAFGVPGVKTASWDISSHQLTVILNEEKSSTADLNKAIAKVGHDTKEVKATDSDYANLHSCCKYEREE, encoded by the coding sequence ATGAAATCATCGATTCACGAATACAAAAATAACAATATAAAAGGCATGAGTAAAAACATACTTTTAATCGCATTAATCACTTTTTTAGGATTTTCGGCGCAAGCCCAAACGAAGAAAAATAAGAATTTGAAATATACTACTGAAGTAAATGGTAATTGCGAACAATGTAAAAAACGTATCGAAAAAGCTGCGTTTGGTGTTCCGGGAGTTAAAACGGCAAGTTGGGATATAAGTTCACATCAATTAACGGTGATTTTGAATGAAGAAAAATCGTCTACAGCAGATTTAAACAAAGCAATTGCCAAAGTAGGGCATGATACTAAAGAAGTTAAAGCAACGGATTCTGATTATGCTAATTTGCATTCATGTTGTAAATATGAAAGAGAGGAATAA
- a CDS encoding energy transducer TonB — MKFRLFLVALTLISVAPTKILSQSAQVPPDLDKLIYLDSSFVETKEENLVYIRVVEGYYSERPNYVFKDYYKSENLKMVGFSPNKNKLEEQGQFIYYYENGNKQSTVYYSNGKKKGKEFNWYENGNPKSELEYSTDNQEKINTKVISYWNEKREQKVIAGNGEYKTQDDTFEEYGPIKNGLYDQTWKGRKLNDKFTFIENYKEGQLISGTSKDTINNKEFHYKKFETSASPKGGLDNFYGYLQRAIDLPLNSQNTSGKIYINFTVNEEGSLVDPKILRGINSHVDESIKRLITQSHKWNPALKRGIPKKVLYSLPITIAKKEQ, encoded by the coding sequence ATGAAATTTAGACTCTTTCTTGTTGCCCTTACATTAATTTCAGTGGCACCTACAAAAATATTAAGTCAGTCTGCTCAAGTTCCTCCAGATCTTGACAAATTAATTTATTTAGATTCTTCTTTTGTAGAAACCAAGGAAGAAAATCTTGTCTACATTCGAGTAGTCGAAGGTTATTATTCGGAAAGGCCTAATTATGTTTTTAAAGATTATTACAAATCAGAGAATTTAAAAATGGTAGGTTTTTCACCGAATAAAAATAAACTGGAAGAACAAGGACAATTTATTTATTACTATGAAAACGGAAACAAACAATCAACGGTTTATTATTCTAATGGTAAAAAAAAGGGTAAAGAATTTAATTGGTATGAGAATGGAAATCCAAAATCTGAGTTAGAATATTCGACAGATAACCAAGAAAAAATAAATACAAAAGTCATCAGCTATTGGAATGAAAAAAGAGAACAAAAAGTTATCGCAGGGAATGGCGAATACAAAACACAAGATGACACCTTTGAAGAATATGGTCCTATAAAAAATGGTCTTTATGATCAGACGTGGAAAGGAAGAAAATTAAATGATAAATTTACTTTTATTGAAAATTACAAAGAGGGACAACTAATTTCCGGAACAAGTAAAGACACAATAAATAATAAAGAGTTTCATTACAAAAAGTTTGAAACAAGCGCATCTCCAAAAGGTGGATTAGATAATTTCTATGGTTACCTTCAAAGAGCAATAGATTTACCCTTGAATTCGCAAAATACTTCTGGAAAAATATACATAAATTTTACAGTAAATGAAGAAGGAAGTTTAGTGGATCCAAAAATCCTTAGAGGAATCAATTCCCATGTTGATGAAAGCATAAAACGACTTATAACACAATCGCATAAATGGAATCCTGCTTTAAAAAGAGGTATTCCAAAAAAGGTTCTTTATTCATTACCTATAACAATTGCAAAAAAAGAACAGTAA
- a CDS encoding exosortase F system-associated protein, whose protein sequence is MLDNLKEHKLKILVSILVVFCFGVIRAFEDQLFYDPFLDYFKEEFKNLPFPEVDSFKLFGGLFLRYILNSTLSLILIYTLFQDKEILKFSTYMYGFFLVLLFVMFFVIIEYFPDANWLLFYVRRFIIQPIFVLLFIPAFYYQQQNLKK, encoded by the coding sequence ATGCTAGATAATTTAAAGGAACACAAATTAAAAATTCTGGTTTCAATTCTGGTTGTGTTTTGTTTTGGCGTTATCAGAGCGTTTGAAGACCAACTATTTTATGATCCGTTTTTGGATTATTTTAAAGAAGAATTTAAAAATTTGCCTTTTCCTGAAGTTGATTCTTTTAAACTTTTTGGAGGACTTTTTCTGCGATATATTCTAAATAGTACTTTATCTTTAATACTAATCTATACTTTGTTTCAGGATAAAGAAATTTTGAAATTCAGTACCTATATGTATGGTTTTTTTCTGGTGCTTCTTTTTGTAATGTTCTTTGTGATTATCGAATATTTTCCGGATGCAAACTGGCTTCTTTTTTATGTAAGACGATTTATAATCCAGCCTATATTTGTATTGTTGTTTATTCCGGCATTTTACTATCAGCAACAAAATCTTAAAAAATAA